A region of Caldisericum sp. DNA encodes the following proteins:
- the cas5b gene encoding type I-B CRISPR-associated protein Cas5, with product MKILKVKAYQLFANYRKPLNFNFWDTYPLPPLSTVKGWFHSVIDAHEYIPLSMSIQGTFSSVLYDMQTFIKFDRIRKDKEQVKLDWINKALNHSPVFVATVFDINLNIYLYSEDNEALEKFRQNVTRYSFPSIGRHEDIARIDFVDFIESEEVEFSLSNTHELNYGIYLSKRTSDYLGIRGIHYRMNNKYEIRSNLRYFEKVDVVYADNGVVYKGKCLFDKEEGRIIDLV from the coding sequence ATGAAAATATTAAAAGTAAAGGCATATCAGCTTTTTGCCAATTATAGAAAACCTTTAAACTTTAACTTTTGGGACACCTATCCTCTGCCTCCTCTTTCCACTGTGAAAGGCTGGTTCCATAGTGTTATCGATGCTCACGAATATATTCCCTTATCTATGAGTATTCAGGGTACTTTTTCTTCTGTTCTCTATGATATGCAGACATTTATTAAATTTGACAGAATAAGAAAAGATAAAGAACAAGTAAAATTAGATTGGATAAATAAGGCGCTCAACCATTCCCCAGTATTTGTTGCAACCGTATTTGATATTAACCTTAATATCTATTTATATTCTGAGGATAATGAAGCGCTTGAAAAATTCAGGCAAAATGTTACAAGATATTCTTTTCCAAGTATTGGAAGACATGAGGACATAGCAAGGATTGATTTCGTCGATTTTATAGAGAGTGAAGAAGTTGAATTTAGTCTTTCAAATACTCACGAACTTAACTATGGAATTTATTTAAGTAAAAGAACTTCAGATTATCTTGGCATTAGAGGAATTCATTACAGGATGAATAACAAATATGAAATTCGTTCAAATCTAAGGTATTTTGAAAAAGTGGATGTAGTTTACGCTGATAACGGAGTAGTTTACAAAGGAAAGTGCCTTTTTGACAAAGAAGAAGGTAGAATAATCGACCTCGTATGA
- the cas8a1 gene encoding type I-B CRISPR-associated protein Cas8b1/Cst1 — protein MKERVYLSDWLYNAGIIGFLKIVTNDDIDSENSIEIGENYIEFDRSALQGFSSKYFSFAFNQYGRYYNILNTLEEFLSDLDKLEQGDSNVIHNLRKKYKISDKDKDEEILQVILDRFKKILNGFKFLKENIKLPSKEEIKEDPKKAIKGLLEFAIKVMKDEYQEIFESDVQIYLRGMYGQKSFLNLTINKERLKKFYEDFEEPIVSGKIDHEKELFCVNCGRQAKKGAKFDTGISPFFGLNDDAINYAWNFDTSLPLCEICELIYFSSFAGLTPSPRNDKTFYFVNEDSSVRNLYRANKLLNDVLKKDNNENFLVDFFTELVLELEREKAEFVLKNIALIELNLSEENFPKVYSFNVSREKARFIKENQTDLKTLARASYKVKDQGSYILTDTIQKILKNTLDYGYLYWLERISLSEQGKSNLYQIFFGYETLQTLNILIFRFLKNITKEGRKLMSLEEKEIWRMYACGKELADVMKSRNAENKIPSIAYKLLNALKIGDVNVFMDVAMRTFMAYDMEVPSSMAKVLYNKEYFYPLGYSFLNGFLSKGGNNKGNVQETKEVANG, from the coding sequence ATGAAAGAAAGAGTATATCTTTCAGATTGGCTTTATAATGCAGGAATTATTGGTTTCTTAAAGATAGTCACTAATGACGATATTGATAGTGAGAATTCAATAGAAATTGGCGAAAATTATATTGAGTTTGATAGATCGGCTTTGCAGGGCTTCTCCTCTAAGTATTTTAGTTTTGCATTCAATCAATACGGTAGATATTACAATATTTTAAATACATTAGAAGAATTTTTGAGTGATTTAGACAAACTTGAACAAGGAGATAGTAATGTTATCCACAATCTTAGGAAGAAGTACAAAATTAGTGATAAAGATAAAGATGAAGAGATTCTGCAAGTTATATTAGATAGGTTTAAGAAGATTCTGAATGGTTTCAAATTTCTCAAAGAAAACATTAAACTTCCCAGCAAAGAAGAAATAAAGGAAGACCCTAAAAAAGCAATAAAAGGCTTGCTTGAATTTGCAATTAAAGTTATGAAAGATGAATACCAGGAAATATTTGAGTCTGATGTGCAAATCTACTTAAGGGGTATGTATGGTCAAAAGAGCTTCCTTAATTTGACTATAAACAAGGAAAGATTAAAAAAATTCTATGAAGATTTTGAAGAGCCAATAGTTAGCGGCAAAATTGATCATGAAAAAGAACTTTTTTGTGTAAACTGTGGCAGGCAAGCGAAAAAGGGTGCTAAGTTTGACACGGGGATTTCTCCCTTCTTCGGTCTTAACGATGACGCAATAAATTATGCATGGAACTTTGATACGAGTCTCCCTCTCTGTGAAATATGCGAACTTATCTATTTTTCCAGTTTTGCAGGATTAACTCCTTCACCACGTAATGATAAAACTTTTTATTTTGTAAATGAGGATTCTTCGGTAAGAAACTTATATAGGGCAAATAAACTCTTAAATGATGTATTAAAGAAAGACAATAATGAAAACTTCTTAGTTGACTTCTTTACAGAGCTTGTTCTTGAACTCGAAAGAGAGAAAGCAGAATTTGTTCTTAAAAACATTGCACTGATTGAATTAAACTTAAGTGAAGAGAATTTTCCAAAAGTTTACTCTTTCAATGTTTCAAGAGAAAAGGCAAGATTCATTAAAGAAAATCAAACTGACCTAAAGACATTAGCAAGAGCCTCTTATAAGGTAAAAGATCAGGGAAGTTACATACTGACAGATACTATCCAAAAAATCTTGAAAAATACCCTTGACTATGGGTATCTATATTGGCTTGAGCGTATAAGTTTGAGTGAACAAGGCAAATCTAACCTGTATCAGATTTTTTTTGGCTATGAAACTTTGCAGACTTTAAATATCTTAATATTCAGGTTTTTAAAAAATATTACAAAAGAAGGGAGGAAACTAATGAGTCTTGAAGAGAAAGAAATTTGGAGGATGTATGCTTGCGGTAAGGAACTTGCAGATGTTATGAAGAGTAGGAATGCAGAAAACAAGATACCATCAATTGCCTACAAGTTACTGAATGCCCTTAAAATCGGTGATGTAAATGTATTTATGGATGTTGCCATGAGAACCTTTATGGCGTATGACATGGAGGTGCCTTCTTCTATGGCAAAGGTGCTTTACAATAAGGAGTATTTCTATCCACTTGGGTATAGCTTTTTAAATGGTTTTTTAAGTAAAGGTGGAAACAATAAAGGAAATGTACAAGAAACAAAGGAGGTAGCAAATGGCTAA
- the cas7i gene encoding type I-B CRISPR-associated protein Cas7/Cst2/DevR, translating to MAKGLTYTAIFEAMSLNYGEGVGNISELKKLTKGGEFYSYTSRQAIRYDIYRTLKESYNIDDKEDPLTKEQQVVQFKPDANIKDYVEMDLFGYMKTKKGQGSISRPAVVRISPAISLEPMEGDVEFGTNKNFADRAGTDPNPFQFEHHYSLYSYTVTVDLDRIGVDENDKIYLSPDEKAKRVNQLLEVLKVLTRNIKGRTESLSPIFAIGGVYDIKNPFFLNKLKVNYSKEEKKYGIDTEILDSQLSLSFDGKPIRDYTYVGYLKGYWLNESEFNKLSKNVSDIDGFFSKLKDKVLETFGSK from the coding sequence ATGGCTAAAGGATTAACTTACACGGCAATTTTTGAGGCGATGAGCCTGAACTATGGCGAAGGTGTCGGGAACATTTCAGAATTGAAAAAGCTTACTAAAGGCGGCGAATTTTACTCTTATACATCTCGTCAGGCTATACGGTACGATATCTACAGGACACTCAAGGAATCCTATAACATCGACGATAAGGAAGATCCCCTTACAAAAGAACAGCAAGTTGTCCAGTTTAAACCAGATGCTAATATCAAAGATTATGTTGAAATGGATCTGTTTGGTTATATGAAAACAAAAAAAGGACAGGGCTCTATTTCTCGCCCGGCTGTTGTGCGAATTAGTCCTGCAATTTCACTTGAACCAATGGAGGGCGATGTGGAATTTGGGACTAACAAAAATTTTGCTGACAGAGCAGGGACAGACCCAAATCCTTTCCAATTCGAGCATCACTATTCTTTGTATTCTTATACCGTAACAGTCGACTTGGATAGGATTGGCGTGGATGAAAACGATAAAATATATCTTTCTCCCGATGAAAAAGCAAAAAGGGTAAATCAATTGCTTGAAGTTTTAAAAGTTTTAACACGAAATATCAAAGGTAGAACAGAATCTCTCTCACCTATTTTTGCTATCGGAGGAGTGTATGATATAAAGAACCCCTTCTTCTTGAATAAGTTAAAGGTGAATTACAGTAAAGAAGAGAAAAAATACGGAATCGACACTGAGATATTAGATTCTCAACTCTCTCTTTCTTTTGATGGAAAACCTATCCGTGATTACACTTATGTTGGATATTTAAAAGGATATTGGTTGAATGAAAGTGAGTTTAATAAATTGAGTAAGAATGTTTCGGATATAGATGGATTTTTTAGTAAGTTAAAAGACAAGGTATTAGAAACATTTGGGTCAAAATGA